The following coding sequences are from one Tubulanus polymorphus chromosome 12, tnTubPoly1.2, whole genome shotgun sequence window:
- the LOC141913873 gene encoding tight junction protein 1-like isoform X5, producing MNNAEYSKYTWNYDTADARTRPGPRAQPPHTDARNGPYSQDTADTRRIDPNPQTNNIPETGGGDRFIWETHHVTLNRVAGFGFGIAVSGGKDSPHFTSGDPSIAISDVLKAGPAEGKLHINDRVISVNNVPLDNVDHAYAISLLKESGNTVNLVVSRKLMIGNNEPTPEPVKVTLNKKNKKDEYGIVLGCKLYVKEITGNSLAAQDGGLKEGDTVLKINNATAENLSLTEAMKIIEKSKDKLNLMISKSTKTSPLDIKHKKQNSEPTIDNFNFPKSEARQFTPKLDNTERGVGRAGTQYGAAPYADRHYNQTYEANSDGGSGSPYEEPPPRPPLPDMDIKAEPPPRPPTPGKEASHPAYRGHPSHIAAPSSYKSVNNNELPAPSVRQHSLIRQINSPFCSPEPRQVSFYKEDSNVGIRLAGGNAVGIYIATVQPGSPAHEQGLKEGDLLLQVNNVDMRGKTREEAVLLLLSLNTQINLIVQHRREDYDRYIHSSEFGDSFYIRTHFTHTDTENGLIQFGIGDVFHVTDTLHNGVVGSWQAVRIGGNNQETQKGIIPNKNRAEQLALAQRQKASTTEDSKETQPKRGFFFRRKSARRTKSLSKEHWEELIFSNPVSKFPAYERVLLRQANFVRPVVIYGAIADVARERLLKTSPKYMSPQADQQGNNPGIIKLGSIREIMDLDRHALLDVTPNAVDRLNYAGYYPIVVYLKADGKNMIKELRHKFVKGSPKSSKKLYEQSVRLEQVYGHLFTGVIPLTSTNDDWFEKVKQLIENSQGQAIWMSEDDQMDAANQDDFLFPMSTTDRHSYASSPESELESAAALTLRHHSTATPGSPQYPAYERKKISRTTSDPSLATKTAVANHPIADYRKSAYEPGQSYPSSQTHPAYYEPNNDDVFQRDPANALPGDRYYNNTQFTHRSLPRDARAQIDPYATLTPSERLRYQQQTNGQVDPYGMTYQPPVPPKPQISYNSSAAAVYRVEGPSSGDWEQRTFENKMNAETHSSSSDSYSKYTSNPANKHDDSKLREKFGMIPGIPPPPPNRNTSSGDAYKYTRSTANPYNRVNRSNVDKAKLNDLSRPLVAPKPASRSKSESTLDPVRPDPSLKPFLTAPSMFPDDDSKLKQRSMPDIDRYNAMRYTEPPGGHTARQDDSGRSYDNDSYMDPYNRQISRARSASRERLPIDGAPPKPVSHHDMKDMDDLNGQTVVATAQGMFDYNGGVLESRETGVSIHIPKGAIPRGVNQEVYFKVCQDNNILPPLDKTKGETLLSPLVMCGPHGLQFKQPVELRLPHCASMNPDSWSFSLKSSDSPTGQPTHWKNMTLAGIDGVAQGRVEKNSVVVMVDHF from the exons GGAGGAGGTGACCGGTTTATTTGGGAGACGCACCACGTGACGTTGAATAGGGTCGCCGGGTTTGGTTTCGGTATTGCGGTTAGCGGTGGTAAAGACAGTCCACACTTCACCAGCGGAGACCCTTCCATAGCTATATCCGATGTGCTAAAAGCCGGCCCGGCTGAAGGCAAACTACA TATCAATGATCGTGTGATATCTGTGAATAACGTGCCTTTAGATAATGTCGACCACGCGTACGCTATCTCATTACTGAAAGAATCTGGAAACACCGTTAATTTA GTTGTTAGTAGGAAACTAATGATAGGAAACAATGAACCGACTCCGGAACCAGTCAAAGTGACgttaaacaagaaaaataaaaaagatg AATATGGAATCGTTCTCGGTTGTAAACTCTACGTCAAAGAGATCACGGGGAATAGTCTTGCCGCTCAGGACGGCGGACTAAAAGAGGGCGACACCGTACTGAAAATTAACAACGCAACAGCCGAGAATCTGTCGCTGACGGAAGCGATGAAAATCATCGAGAAATCGAAggataaattgaatttgatgatttcgAAATCGACGAAAACTTCGCCACTCGacattaaacataaaaaacaaaacagtgAACCGACTATAGATA atttcaatTTCCCGAAATCCGAAGCTCGACAATTCACGCCTAAACTCGATAACACGGAGAGGGGAGTCGGGAGAGCCGGTACGCAGTACGGTGCTGCCCCCTATGCCGATCGACATTATAACCAGACGTATGAAGCTAATTCAGATGGAGGCTCGGGGTCGCCGTACGAGGAACCCCCTCCACGTCCCCCGCTGCCGGATATGGATATAAAAGCTG AACCTCCGCCGAGGCCTCCGACTCCGGGCAAAGAAGCGTCTCATCCGGCGTACCGCGGTCATCCTAGTCACATCGCAGCGCCATCTAGCTATAAATCGGTGAACAATAATGAACTACCAGCCCCGTCGGTTAGACAGCATAGCTT GATTCGTCAAATCAACTCCCCTTTCTGTAG TCCGGAACCTCGGCAGGTGTCTTTCTACAAAGAAGATTCTAATGTTGGTATCAGACTCGCTGGTGGCAATGCTGTGGGTATTTATATAGCGACAGTACAGCCCGGTAGCCCAGCTCACGAACAGGGCTTGAAAGAGGGAGATTTATTGTTACAA GTGAATAATGTAGATATGAGAGGTAAAACTCGAGAAGAGGCCGTGCTGTTGTTACTGAGTTTAAATACACAAATAAACCTGATCGTTCAGCATCGTAGAGAGGATTACGATCGATATATTCATAGCAGCGAGTTCGGTGATTCATTTTACATCAG GACTCATTTCACGCACACGGATACTGAGAATGGTTTGATACAGTTCGGTATCGGAGATGTATTCCACGTTACTGATACATTACACAACGGAGTTGTCGGCTCGTGGCAGGCTGTGAGAATAGGAGGCAATAATCAGGAAACACAAAAAGGAATCATTCCTAATAAAAACAG AGCGGAACAGTTGGCTCTTGCTCAACGTCAGAAAGCAAGTACGACCGAGGATAGCAAAGAGACTCAACCGAAACGCGGATTTTTCTTCAGAAGGAAGAGTGCCAGACGTACTAAGTCGTTGAGTAAAGAGCACTGGGAAGAGTTGATATTCT CGAATCCAGTCTCGAAATTCCCTGCATATGAAAGAGTTTTATTACGACAAG CGAATTTCGTGCGACCCGTTGTGATTTACGGAGCTATTGCCGATGTTGCCAGGGAACGATTATTAAAAACAAGTCCTAAATATATGTCTCCAC AAGCTGATCAGCAGGGTAATAACCCGGGTATCATAAAGCTAGGTTCCATTCGTGAGATAATGGACCTCGATCGTCACGCGTTACTAGACGTTACCCCTAACGCCGTGGATCGATTAAACTACGCCGGTTACTACCCGATCGTCGTTTATCTGAAGGCAGAcggaaaaaatatgattaaagaATTGAGGCATAAATTCGTGAAGGGTTCGCCGAAAAGTTCGAAGAAACTTTATGAGCAGTCGGTCAGATTGGAACAGGTTTACGGTCATTTATTTACTG GTGTTATTCCTTTGACTTCAACGAACGACgactggtttgaaaaagtGAAACAACTGATTGAAAACAGTCAAGGTCAGGCGATTTGGATGTCGGAAGACGATCAAATGGACGCGGCCAATCAGGATGACTTCCTGTTCCCGATGTCGACTACCGATCGTCATAGTTACGCGTCGTCGCCGGAGTCTGAGCTGGAATCTGCTGCGGCGTTGACGCTAAGACATCACAGCACGGCGACGCCCGGATCACCTCAATATCCGGCTTACGAGAGGAAGAAAATATCGAGGACAACTTCAGATCCGAGCTTAGCGACGAAAACCGCGGTAGCAAATCATCCAATAGCTGATTATAGGAAG AGTGCGTATGAACCTGGTCAGTCGTACCCGTCGTCTCAAACACACCCGGCGTATTACGAACCCAACAATGATGACGTCTTCCAACGCGATCCGGCGAACGCGTTGCCTGGCGACCGGTATTACAACAATACGCAGTTCACACACCGCAGTTTACCTCGCGATGCGCGAGCTCAAATAGATCCGTACGCAACACTGACACCTAGTGAGCGTTTACGGTACCAACAACAGACTAATGGTCAAG TTGATCCATATGGAATGACGTATCAACCTCCAGTTCCACCTAAACCTCAAATATCTTACAATTCATCTGCAGCAGCGGTATATCGTGTAGAGGGGCCCTCTAGCGGTGACTGGGAACAACGCACATTCGAAAATAAG ATGAACGCTGAAACTCACAGTTCCAGCAGCGATTCTTACTCTAAATACACGTCGAACCCTGCGAATAAACACGATGATTCGAAACTACGCGAGAAATTCGGCATGATTCCCGGAATTCCACCACCTCCTCCGAATCGTAACACGTCATCGGGGGATGCGTATAAATACACTCGTAGTACGGCTAATCCGTATAACCGCGTAAATCGGTCGAACGTCGATAAAGCGAAGTTGAACGATTTGAGTCGGCCGTTGGTCGCGCCGAAACCGGCTTCGAGATCGAAGTCTGAATCGACTCTCGATCCGGTTCGACCGGACCCATCTTTAAAACCGTTCTTAACGGCGCCGTCGATGTTTCCGGACGACGATTCTAAATTAAAACAGCGCAGTATGCCTGACATCGATAGATACAACGCGATGAGATATACAGAGCCACCTGGTGGTCATACAGCCAG ACAAGATGATAGTGGAAGGTCCTATGATAATGACTCCTATATGGACCCTTACAATCGGCAAATCTCCAGAGCCAG GTCTGCGTCACGAGAACGTTTACCAATAGATGGCGCTCCGCCTAAACCGGTATCGCATCACGATATGAAGGATATGGATGATCTGAATGGACAGACGGTGGTCGCGACGGCTCAGGGCATGTTCGATTATAACGGAGGGGTCCTCGAATCTAGAGAAACTG GAGTCAGTATTCACATACCTAAAGGTGCTATACCACGCGGTGTAAATCAAGAGGTTTACTTTAAAGTTTGTCAGGATAATAACATTTTACCTCCACTCGATAAAACTAAAG GTGAAACCCTTTTGAGTCCGCTCGTGATGTGTGGTCCGCACGGACTGCAATTCAAACAGCCCGTAGAGTTAAGGTTACCGCATTGCGCCTCGATGAATCCCGACAGTTGGTCATTTTCCCTGAAATCAAGCGACTCACCGACCGGTCAACCGACGCACTGGAAAAACATGACCCTCGCCGGTATCGACGGCGTAGCTCAAGGTCGCGTGGAGAAAAACAGCGTCGTCGTAATGGTCGATCATTTTTGA
- the LOC141913873 gene encoding tight junction protein 1-like isoform X1 gives MNNAEYSKYTWNYDTADARTRPGPRAQPPHTDARNGPYSQDTADTRRIDPNPQTNNIPETGGGDRFIWETHHVTLNRVAGFGFGIAVSGGKDSPHFTSGDPSIAISDVLKAGPAEGKLHINDRVISVNNVPLDNVDHAYAISLLKESGNTVNLVVSRKLMIGNNEPTPEPVKVTLNKKNKKDEYGIVLGCKLYVKEITGNSLAAQDGGLKEGDTVLKINNATAENLSLTEAMKIIEKSKDKLNLMISKSTKTSPLDIKHKKQNSEPTIDNFNFPKSEARQFTPKLDNTERGVGRAGTQYGAAPYADRHYNQTYEANSDGGSGSPYEEPPPRPPLPDMDIKAEPPPRPPTPGKEASHPAYRGHPSHIAAPSSYKSVNNNELPAPSVRQHSLIRQINSPFCSPEPRQVSFYKEDSNVGIRLAGGNAVGIYIATVQPGSPAHEQGLKEGDLLLQVNNVDMRGKTREEAVLLLLSLNTQINLIVQHRREDYDRYIHSSEFGDSFYIRTHFTHTDTENGLIQFGIGDVFHVTDTLHNGVVGSWQAVRIGGNNQETQKGIIPNKNRAEQLALAQRQKASTTEDSKETQPKRGFFFRRKSARRTKSLSKEHWEELIFSNPVSKFPAYERVLLRQANFVRPVVIYGAIADVARERLLKTSPKYMSPQADQQGNNPGIIKLGSIREIMDLDRHALLDVTPNAVDRLNYAGYYPIVVYLKADGKNMIKELRHKFVKGSPKSSKKLYEQSVRLEQVYGHLFTGVIPLTSTNDDWFEKVKQLIENSQGQAIWMSEDDQMDAANQDDFLFPMSTTDRHSYASSPESELESAAALTLRHHSTATPGSPQYPAYERKKISRTTSDPSLATKTAVANHPIADYRKSAYEPGQSYPSSQTHPAYYEPNNDDVFQRDPANALPGDRYYNNTQFTHRSLPRDARAQIDPYATLTPSERLRYQQQTNGQVDPYGMTYQPPVPPKPQISYNSSAAAVYRVEGPSSGDWEQRTFENKMNAETHSSSSDSYSKYTSNPANKHDDSKLREKFGMIPGIPPPPPNRNTSSGDAYKYTRSTANPYNRVNRSNVDKAKLNDLSRPLVAPKPASRSKSESTLDPVRPDPSLKPFLTAPSMFPDDDSKLKQRSMPDIDRYNAMRYTEPPGGHTARQDDSGRSYDNDSYMDPYNRQISRARARSAGETTSDTHQGRIRHSFGSHQPATRAALYGDNRRHSYSNRSASRERLPIDGAPPKPVSHHDMKDMDDLNGQTVVATAQGMFDYNGGVLESRETGVSIHIPKGAIPRGVNQEVYFKVCQDNNILPPLDKTKGETLLSPLVMCGPHGLQFKQPVELRLPHCASMNPDSWSFSLKSSDSPTGQPTHWKNMTLAGIDGVAQGRVEKNSVVVMVDHF, from the exons GGAGGAGGTGACCGGTTTATTTGGGAGACGCACCACGTGACGTTGAATAGGGTCGCCGGGTTTGGTTTCGGTATTGCGGTTAGCGGTGGTAAAGACAGTCCACACTTCACCAGCGGAGACCCTTCCATAGCTATATCCGATGTGCTAAAAGCCGGCCCGGCTGAAGGCAAACTACA TATCAATGATCGTGTGATATCTGTGAATAACGTGCCTTTAGATAATGTCGACCACGCGTACGCTATCTCATTACTGAAAGAATCTGGAAACACCGTTAATTTA GTTGTTAGTAGGAAACTAATGATAGGAAACAATGAACCGACTCCGGAACCAGTCAAAGTGACgttaaacaagaaaaataaaaaagatg AATATGGAATCGTTCTCGGTTGTAAACTCTACGTCAAAGAGATCACGGGGAATAGTCTTGCCGCTCAGGACGGCGGACTAAAAGAGGGCGACACCGTACTGAAAATTAACAACGCAACAGCCGAGAATCTGTCGCTGACGGAAGCGATGAAAATCATCGAGAAATCGAAggataaattgaatttgatgatttcgAAATCGACGAAAACTTCGCCACTCGacattaaacataaaaaacaaaacagtgAACCGACTATAGATA atttcaatTTCCCGAAATCCGAAGCTCGACAATTCACGCCTAAACTCGATAACACGGAGAGGGGAGTCGGGAGAGCCGGTACGCAGTACGGTGCTGCCCCCTATGCCGATCGACATTATAACCAGACGTATGAAGCTAATTCAGATGGAGGCTCGGGGTCGCCGTACGAGGAACCCCCTCCACGTCCCCCGCTGCCGGATATGGATATAAAAGCTG AACCTCCGCCGAGGCCTCCGACTCCGGGCAAAGAAGCGTCTCATCCGGCGTACCGCGGTCATCCTAGTCACATCGCAGCGCCATCTAGCTATAAATCGGTGAACAATAATGAACTACCAGCCCCGTCGGTTAGACAGCATAGCTT GATTCGTCAAATCAACTCCCCTTTCTGTAG TCCGGAACCTCGGCAGGTGTCTTTCTACAAAGAAGATTCTAATGTTGGTATCAGACTCGCTGGTGGCAATGCTGTGGGTATTTATATAGCGACAGTACAGCCCGGTAGCCCAGCTCACGAACAGGGCTTGAAAGAGGGAGATTTATTGTTACAA GTGAATAATGTAGATATGAGAGGTAAAACTCGAGAAGAGGCCGTGCTGTTGTTACTGAGTTTAAATACACAAATAAACCTGATCGTTCAGCATCGTAGAGAGGATTACGATCGATATATTCATAGCAGCGAGTTCGGTGATTCATTTTACATCAG GACTCATTTCACGCACACGGATACTGAGAATGGTTTGATACAGTTCGGTATCGGAGATGTATTCCACGTTACTGATACATTACACAACGGAGTTGTCGGCTCGTGGCAGGCTGTGAGAATAGGAGGCAATAATCAGGAAACACAAAAAGGAATCATTCCTAATAAAAACAG AGCGGAACAGTTGGCTCTTGCTCAACGTCAGAAAGCAAGTACGACCGAGGATAGCAAAGAGACTCAACCGAAACGCGGATTTTTCTTCAGAAGGAAGAGTGCCAGACGTACTAAGTCGTTGAGTAAAGAGCACTGGGAAGAGTTGATATTCT CGAATCCAGTCTCGAAATTCCCTGCATATGAAAGAGTTTTATTACGACAAG CGAATTTCGTGCGACCCGTTGTGATTTACGGAGCTATTGCCGATGTTGCCAGGGAACGATTATTAAAAACAAGTCCTAAATATATGTCTCCAC AAGCTGATCAGCAGGGTAATAACCCGGGTATCATAAAGCTAGGTTCCATTCGTGAGATAATGGACCTCGATCGTCACGCGTTACTAGACGTTACCCCTAACGCCGTGGATCGATTAAACTACGCCGGTTACTACCCGATCGTCGTTTATCTGAAGGCAGAcggaaaaaatatgattaaagaATTGAGGCATAAATTCGTGAAGGGTTCGCCGAAAAGTTCGAAGAAACTTTATGAGCAGTCGGTCAGATTGGAACAGGTTTACGGTCATTTATTTACTG GTGTTATTCCTTTGACTTCAACGAACGACgactggtttgaaaaagtGAAACAACTGATTGAAAACAGTCAAGGTCAGGCGATTTGGATGTCGGAAGACGATCAAATGGACGCGGCCAATCAGGATGACTTCCTGTTCCCGATGTCGACTACCGATCGTCATAGTTACGCGTCGTCGCCGGAGTCTGAGCTGGAATCTGCTGCGGCGTTGACGCTAAGACATCACAGCACGGCGACGCCCGGATCACCTCAATATCCGGCTTACGAGAGGAAGAAAATATCGAGGACAACTTCAGATCCGAGCTTAGCGACGAAAACCGCGGTAGCAAATCATCCAATAGCTGATTATAGGAAG AGTGCGTATGAACCTGGTCAGTCGTACCCGTCGTCTCAAACACACCCGGCGTATTACGAACCCAACAATGATGACGTCTTCCAACGCGATCCGGCGAACGCGTTGCCTGGCGACCGGTATTACAACAATACGCAGTTCACACACCGCAGTTTACCTCGCGATGCGCGAGCTCAAATAGATCCGTACGCAACACTGACACCTAGTGAGCGTTTACGGTACCAACAACAGACTAATGGTCAAG TTGATCCATATGGAATGACGTATCAACCTCCAGTTCCACCTAAACCTCAAATATCTTACAATTCATCTGCAGCAGCGGTATATCGTGTAGAGGGGCCCTCTAGCGGTGACTGGGAACAACGCACATTCGAAAATAAG ATGAACGCTGAAACTCACAGTTCCAGCAGCGATTCTTACTCTAAATACACGTCGAACCCTGCGAATAAACACGATGATTCGAAACTACGCGAGAAATTCGGCATGATTCCCGGAATTCCACCACCTCCTCCGAATCGTAACACGTCATCGGGGGATGCGTATAAATACACTCGTAGTACGGCTAATCCGTATAACCGCGTAAATCGGTCGAACGTCGATAAAGCGAAGTTGAACGATTTGAGTCGGCCGTTGGTCGCGCCGAAACCGGCTTCGAGATCGAAGTCTGAATCGACTCTCGATCCGGTTCGACCGGACCCATCTTTAAAACCGTTCTTAACGGCGCCGTCGATGTTTCCGGACGACGATTCTAAATTAAAACAGCGCAGTATGCCTGACATCGATAGATACAACGCGATGAGATATACAGAGCCACCTGGTGGTCATACAGCCAG ACAAGATGATAGTGGAAGGTCCTATGATAATGACTCCTATATGGACCCTTACAATCGGCAAATCTCCAGAGCCAG GGCTCGCAGCGCCGGAGAGACGACCTCTGATACGCATCAAGGTCGTATACGCCATAGTTTCGGTTCGCATCAACCCGCCACCAGGGCGGCGTTGTACGGTGATAATAGGCGTCATAGTTACTCGAATAG GTCTGCGTCACGAGAACGTTTACCAATAGATGGCGCTCCGCCTAAACCGGTATCGCATCACGATATGAAGGATATGGATGATCTGAATGGACAGACGGTGGTCGCGACGGCTCAGGGCATGTTCGATTATAACGGAGGGGTCCTCGAATCTAGAGAAACTG GAGTCAGTATTCACATACCTAAAGGTGCTATACCACGCGGTGTAAATCAAGAGGTTTACTTTAAAGTTTGTCAGGATAATAACATTTTACCTCCACTCGATAAAACTAAAG GTGAAACCCTTTTGAGTCCGCTCGTGATGTGTGGTCCGCACGGACTGCAATTCAAACAGCCCGTAGAGTTAAGGTTACCGCATTGCGCCTCGATGAATCCCGACAGTTGGTCATTTTCCCTGAAATCAAGCGACTCACCGACCGGTCAACCGACGCACTGGAAAAACATGACCCTCGCCGGTATCGACGGCGTAGCTCAAGGTCGCGTGGAGAAAAACAGCGTCGTCGTAATGGTCGATCATTTTTGA